AAAACTAGGCAGTCTCTCCACAGAGGTCATGAGCCGGGACTTGCTTCTTAAAATGGATCGAGTGCCCAGCTGTCATTCTTAATGCCAGAAATGAGTCAGCTGGCCACTCCCTCTGTCCAGCTCTCGGGAGTAGCCTGGAATGAAAGGTTATGGtttcagaaagaagaagaaggaggaaaaaagccaaCAGCTAATGAATGGTCTGTCATGCTCTAATGATGATTAGGAAAGCTGGAGAACCCACTGCTTTGGATCCTGCAGGCTGCAGCTCCAGGATGCTTGCAGCCTCAGGCTTTTCATGCCTTGGAGGAAAGAGATGTACCTAAGATCAGACCACAGAGGTTCAAATCCACCTCTGCCCTTTGCAAGCTCTATGGCCTTGAGCAATTTGCTGAAGCCTTTCTGAGCCCTGTCTGAAATTCCCGATGATGCCTGGCCCCACCTCCCAGGGTTGTCCTGAGGAATACATGAGCTAGGACAGGAGTTAAGGCAGATGGTACAATGTAAGCAAAGAGTGCTTGAGAAATATCACCTGTTGAGATTCTCAAGTTTCTCATTGGTGGATTTGCTGTGAGGCCAGACTCGCAAGTTAAGGAACAAGGGGATTGATCTTTAACATGGAGCCACAGTGGGTGGTGGCACAGATGAGAGGTCACAGGATGTCCTCTAGCTGAGGACAGGGAGACCTGAGCTGTCCtcaacttgctgtgtgacttagGACAGCTCCCTGCCCTGTCTGGGCCCTTTGTGGAAGCAGTGATACGGACTCCCGATCAGGGTTTCCCAAACCCCATATGACCCCGTCAACAATTTCTGCTCCCTAGTCTGAACTCTGATTTGTGTCATTGTTTTCATTAAATGTGCTCTTTTTAAAGGGAAGTCGTGCTCTGAAAAGACATGTACTTTATTTTACTATCAGAAGTGGAAACCTGGCATCACTTGCCATAAATAGAAGGTGACCCTGAATAGCACAGTGAAAACAGAGAGCAGTAGTGGGTCCAGCTGGAGCCGGCGCCAGCAGGGCCCTGGGCCTATTCAGATGGGAGATTAGCATGTGTCAGAGACACGTTCCAGCCAGGCTGATGCTTGTCTGGCCTCTGCTGGTGGCAGACACCAAGACTGGGAGAGGAGTGGGTCCCCATTCCAGAGGTGATTCTGTGTTCTCTGACACCCAATCCACATGAGTCTGAAATGGGCTTAAGTATGAACCCCTCCCTTAGAGATCTCTGAATGGAGCCCTGCTCTCAGGAGCACCACCACTGACCCTACAGGAAACCCCAGGGGTTCCTTGGACGGAGGTCAACAAAGGTGGATTCCTGGTGGGATGGGAGAGGGAGCCATGGACACCTTTCTAGAAGGCTGAGCTCAGCAGTGCTCTGGCTGCAGCCCTGGCTTCCCCTCCCCATGCCAGATCCAGCTTGGGAGGTGGGATGAGGCCCCAGGACACGAAGACCTGGCCTGTGTCTTCAGCAGCAGCTGGGGACTCAGAGCAGTGGAAGGATGTGTTCCCAGCTGGCATCTAGAAGATGAATCTGGCAGACAGCACAAGAAACTTGCCCATCCTCCCCTCTCCGCAGTGTCCACCATCGCCTGCCTtcttgctcccctcccccaccccataccAAACTCCAGGGGGTTCTAGGGGTTGCTGTGGACTCGTTGCCCACCTGCCGCCTACCTGGCCTACCTGGCGTGCTCTTCGTGCGCAGCCATCCCCCGACTCAGGGCTCTGTCCATCCCCTGTACCCCCTCCTGTCGGGCATATTACCTTGGGCTGCACTCGCTCACCAGACTGTGTCTCAGAAGCATGGCTGCATTTATCACAggatccccagcacccagctctGGAGAACTGAGCGTGTCTGGATGAGTTACTTACCGTGCCTGAACCTTACTGCCTTTGTCTGTAAAATGTATCATAATAGCATGTCACTCCAGGagttgatgggggggggggggtggtggtgctgaATGACATAATGTACGTAATGCTCTGCCTCAGGCCTCCTCTCCCTGGAGCAGACCCCTGGATAGAGGTTCAAGTGCAGGtcgtttatttgggaggtgatcccaggaacTACCAGCAGGAAAGGGTTCTCAGGTCACCACTGCAGCCCTGAGCTCAGTGCTGCTCAGGAACTCTGGGGGCCAGGATACATAGAGGCTCAGCTGCGGGGTGCAGGAGCTGAGGTACTGATCCCCCACCCTCCTGGTCATCACTGATTGGAAGACAGCTATGGGGGGACCTTGGCTCTGCCTGCACTTGCAGCCTGGGGGCCAGGCAGGCTTCAGAGGCAGCTCCCTGCAGGTGGAAGCTGCCAGGTTCGGGTGCCCTGGATGGGCGTGTGGAGGGACCAGGGCATCTCTGCCTTGGGGACGAGGCACACAATCAAAGCTCAGGTGGTGGCAGCTGCCTGGGTGTGATAGTTTCTGTCGTCATCGTCACCAGTCCAGTGCCAGCTCTGCCTGTCACAGTCAGTGTAACAGGTCACTTGGCTTCTCTGCACCTCGGGGAGATGCGTGGTTCTCAATAGAAATAGTCCTGCCCCCTCCGCGCCCCTCGGAAATGGGGCCAGTTGCATTTTTAGTTGTCCCTGTGCCCCAGGACTGCTACTGGCATTAGTGGTCTGCGACCAGGGATGCCGCTCACAGTCTCACAATGCCCACAATCGGCCTCCTGCCTCTGAGAATTTTCTGCCCCAGATGTTGGTAAACGACAGTACAGGTTGTGTATTTAACATGTAAGTTGTTATTTGACTCACGATGACGTTTGCAGGAGGTATAGTCTGAGCTGGCGGTGGTGAGACCCAGAGCTGGGCCAGGAGGGTAGGCATGGGAAAATGAGAGGTTGCAGAGACCCTGGCGCCCAGCTAGACACAGAAGGTGGTGGGTATGGGAAATGCCAGATTGGTTCTGGGAAATGGGGAGCAGCCgaggggccaggaggggaggaagagccaTGTCTTGTGAGGACGAGTGCAGTAGGGCTGCTGAGTAGCCTGGCCTGCGAAGCATCTTCCGGGCAAGCTGGGAGGTGTCGCCAAGCCCTGCCCACTGCCCGGGCTTGCTCAGCCGCTCTGGGGCTCAGGTCAGCCAGCAGGCCCTGGGTCACCCTGAGCACGCTGCCGTCCTTCCTCAGGGACCAggatccccctcctcctcctctcgcCCAAGAATGGATTAAGTGAAATTGCACTGGCGCCCAGTCCAGGGTCCTTAGAAATCAggcaaattcattaaaaaaaaaaaaaaaaaaagttactgagaGTTTAGGAAAAGATGCCCAGCCTGACAGTGGGCGTTCTGATGGTTCCCGAATGCAAGGGATGGAGGAaggcctccctgccccgccccgaGCCTCCTGAGGCCACCACCAAATGGGCGAAGGCGGGACAGTGCTTCCGTGCTGGTAACACTCCCTTTCTCCCCTCTCGCTAGGCCTGCTCCCCCCGAAAGCTCTGTGCCAACAGAGAGGTTTCCATCCGGACCCCAGAGGGTAGGATGGAGAGATTGAAACTGAGAGCGGAGGCCCAGAAGGCCTTTGCCCCCACCCAAGGGGGAAAGGCAGGGGCGTCCGAAGACCTCCCCCACCCGCAGCGACGCACAAACAGCCTTGCCTTGGCTTATGACCTTTCGCAGTTGCGATGGATGTTTACAGGAACCCAGCCAGAGTCTGCCTCCCCGCTCTTCACCCCCGActgcacctgcttctcccacttaaTCTTCGGAGAGGATACTTCAAACTGCGGACACGCGCACAGAGGCCACTCCCAGCTCCATCTGCTGCCAGTGGAGCCCGAAGCCCGGCCCGCTTTGGCCCGAGGCTGGCCCTAGATGCAAGGATTGTTTCAGGGAGTTAaatcagaaggagaagaagccgCAGAACGTGTCGGGCTGAAGGGTCGTGTCGGGCTGAAGGGTCGGGCTTGACTTATCCATTTCAAGTTCCTCGTTCTTCACCAAGTTGCCAGAACTGATACATCACGCCGAGGGGG
This DNA window, taken from Canis lupus familiaris isolate Mischka breed German Shepherd chromosome 6, alternate assembly UU_Cfam_GSD_1.0, whole genome shotgun sequence, encodes the following:
- the DEXI gene encoding dexamethasone-induced protein isoform X1; its protein translation is MMPPPLVGGIVRPGMGPPGRGPLRPPRSACSPRKLCANREVSIRTPEGRMERLKLRAEAQKAFAPTQGGKAGASEDLPHPQRRTNSLALAYDLSQLRWMFTGTQPESASPLFTPDCTCFSHLIFGEDTSNCGHAHRGHSQLHLLPVEPEARPALARGWP